In the genome of Arachis stenosperma cultivar V10309 chromosome 2, arast.V10309.gnm1.PFL2, whole genome shotgun sequence, the window atcaTTTTtcgtataaaaaatattagaattaattgaATATTTCTTTGTAAATTGAAggtattcataattaaaaaccTAATAAGATTTTTGACTGCATTTATATTGGGaggaatattttattaattttaatgtttttgacATAAAAATGACTTAATTACAACAATTTCAGCAAGAGGGTTCAATGTGATTGATGACATCAAAGCCATGGTGGAGAAAGAATGCCTTGCGGTGGTGTCATGTGCTGATATTCTTGCATTGGCTACTAGAGACTCTGTAGTTTATGTAATGTACACCAACCAAATTTTAGTGATGAGTGTTATAAGTGAAATTGTGGGCTTAAAACATTGATAATTTTGCAGTTGGGAGGACCATCTTGGGAAGTAGGCTTACGAAGAAGAGATTCTACTACAGCAAGCAGACTTGATGCTAATAACTCCATTCCTGCACCCTCCTTCAGTCTAAGTACTCTCAAACAGAATTTCGCTAACCAAGGCCTTTTAGAGAAAGACTTGGTCGCCCTTTCAGGTAACTATTATTTGAAGGTGGTTATTTCTATGAAGACGTCTTCATGTAAAGATAGATGATATTAGGGATCGTTAGATGGCTCAGTCAAACATGTCAAATGATTTGTAAATTTATCTTCACATAAAGACGTTATCATGGAAGTAGTAACCTTACTTGAATCATGCCAccaattatatataatgaaatTTCAATTAATAAGGGTAGATTTCCATAACAGGGGCACATACCATTGACCTAGCTCAATGCAGACTTTTCGGACCACATATCTACAATGACACCAACATTGATGCCTCTTATGCCAAATTCTTGCAGAGCAAGTGTCCCAGAACTGGAAACGACAAATTGCTCGAACTCCTCGACCGTCAAACTCCCTTCCATTTCGATAACCTGTACAACAAGAATTTAGTTCAGAAGAAGGTTCTTCTTTATTCTGACCAGAAGCTGTACACCGACGATTCTACCGACCATCTAGTGGGGAAATATGCTACGGATAGAGTTGCAACTTTTTAATGACTTTGCCAGCGACATGGTGAAAATGAGCAGAATCAAGCCTCTCACAggaggaaaaaaaaagggagatcAGACTCAATTGTGCTAAAGTCAACTAAACATCTACTACTTAAAATTatgtaataaataataatagctATTTTTCTTTCCAAAACTATGTCTGAATTTCGATAATTTGTTCTTGCTGTCAAGGAACCTGGTTTATTTCATCAATAAACTTTCTTGAGTTTATATGAATGTGCACATGATTTTCCCAAGCTCTTCAGTTTTCACaataatgtaattttaattatttattacaTCTATTTGGTTATAGTGATCTTGTAACTATAAATTTGTCATCATGCTAAGATGCAATGAAAGGAATCATAATATTTATTCAGCTTATCCATACAATTTGCATCTCTGTGAATTCAGGAATTCATCATGACCAAAAGGTTTACAagaatattatattttgttagaGGGGTTGAAGTTATATCGTTTAGAAAACTGGTATATCATTACTATACAACTAGCTAAACAAAAAACAACGTTCTAGCTGCTAGTTACACTTGGATCGCATCTTTGCCACTTCATGCGGTTCATCATCTGTTTCAACTTCCTCTTCCATCGTTTCAAATTCATCAATCATTTTCAAGTAGGCTTTCTGTTTTTCAATGTAATCTTGCAGCTCGGAATCCTTGAACGTATCTTCTGATGATGTGGTATGTTCTGATGATGTGGTGCGCTGCTTCTGCAAAAAGCAAAAATGAACCCAAAAACTTCAGCATTGTATCTATTACGACATGATTCAATCAGGAATTTCGAAATAATAACCATACAAAAATATATGGCATATGTAGATAAGTACTTCAAAGATTTTAATCACATTCTACTTCAAACTGAACTATTTAAGACTTTTTGTAGAAGAATAAGTAATTACCAAAAGAGTTCTGACTTTTTGCCAATCACAAATTATGCAATTTACTCGAAACTTAAACACAACATACttaagaaatttgaaaaacaactaGAAAAGCACGAGTCTCTAGCTTTAACTATTATACACACACTGTATGCAAAATTCTTATTGCAgtattttcagaatggaccatttcaggaaacaacaacaacaacttgCAAACAATAATAATCAATCAACACACATATACATAGGAGTTTGACGGTCCAAATAAATCCATTGAAACAGAGTAATAATCAATCTATTTACCTTTCTCAAAGGACTTGTCAATGCCTTGGCTTTAGGTAGATTTGCACTTTTACCACCATCAGTTTTCGGGCTGCTTTTCATGACAACAGAACATACGTGACAAATAATTATATGGTATGCTTTCTAGGAAAGAGACAATATAAGTAACAATGAAACTTGGCTGCCTCAATTAAGCCCATAGTTACTGTGGATGTGTCCAACTATAACATATACATCAATATCAATAAGGAATTAAGGAAACACGAACTTAGAGAATTTGACGGATTCTATTTGAAGGCTAAAACAGATGAAACAAAAAGGAGAAATCTTAATCATTAATAACTTCAATATAGCATCACATGCACCACAACAAACCATGATAGACTTTCCAAGTTTTCAATCAAGACCTACACGCCTAACTCGACCAATCCACGTAGCACACAACATTCATCAGAATATCTTAAGCAAAATTCTTCCAACTTGCAAGACGTAAAACTATCATGAGAAAAACAGGACAAAAATTCTTCGTGTGGAACTATATccctatttcttatcttttttgttttaaaaattttcttaatCTCTTTGTTAACTATTTCCCTATTGAAGCACTTCATTCATACTTTCCCAAAGTGCTCAAATTATAAAGGTTTGCAGCataatttcttttccatttCTACTACTCCATGAACCTTACTCAGCCCAAGTACTAATTTCTTCAACCAATGTTAATCACACGGTTACACCTACATCCAAGTTCTAGAGCAACACTAACAGTGACTTAGTAAAACAGGAGGAAGAATTACCTTGTATCAGAGAGCTTCAAAATGGGTGTGCTGATGTCAGGAAATGCCAAAGCCTTCCCTTTATCCTTCCTTTTATTTGGAGCACTTCTTCGGCCGTAGGTTACtgaaataggctcaaaatcctCAAGATCAACAAAATTCCCTGAATTCAAAGCAAATAAAATTGCACACTCAATAAATtaccctaaaccctaatccaCAATCAATTACTAACAATCACCGTTTATATATCATTGTAAATCTAGCGTTGCTCCCAAGCAACTTGAGCTTAACTCAAATTGAGCTAGAATCTCATCCTAATTTGTAAAATCATTGCACTGCAAGCGAGAATAATCCTAAAAGGCGCAAATTACAGATAAAAGCTGAAATAATATTGGAAACAAATTCAAGAAATTGAGAGCAGAATAATTGAAGTACCGGGAGGAGACGAGGTTTTCGGCGACGAAGGCGGAGGAGGAGCAACGGCAGGGTTCGAAGAAGTGCTTTGGAGATTTGTGGAAGCGTTGGTAGAAGAGGCGCATGAAGAAGGTTTATTAAGGCGAGGTTTGGAATAAGTAGAAGGAGGTTTGGATTTGGGTTTGGGTTTGATAGGGTTTATGGAAagtggagaagaagaagagttaaGAGTGTTGGTGCGATCAGAGAGAGGGTTTCTGCGTTTAGTGGTTCGGAACATGGGTTGATCTGTAAGCGCTATTCGCATCAACTGGAGAGTGTTGGGCATCTTGTAACAAAGCTTCGATTTTTTCTGGTCTCATTCCAGGTTTAGATTGCTGAAGTAGTAACTTAACCATATTTTTTCTGTAAACattttactaaaaaataaaggcaaacaaaaaatttatagtgcacatataaaaaaaaaagttaaattgcaacttcaaaaaataacaaaacaatCAAGGTAGAACTACACATGTTCATAAAGTGCAAAGAATGGAAAGTGAGTATTGTACCTTGCCATGACACTATTACTTTTGTTTTGACAAAATCTGCTTAGAAGCTTCAACCAAAAGTTTCAATCTGTTCAGAATAAACCAATTATGTttaaaaacacaaattaaaccAAAATGAAGCTTCTTTTCTGTAATAATGAACTCTAGAAGTATGTATATAATTATCTTAGATACGACAAAATATATAGTCACTAAAATATATAGGATCATGAGCTATTCTCTGTTTTCTGAAGTACTGTTTCAattcagaaattaaaaaaagaagacCTACAGCTACATGATATATTAGAAATCCTGGAATTCAAGGATGCTAAAGTTCAATTTGATGCTATTTCTAACAGGTTAATTGCATTTCACTAATACGTTTATTAGCTGGCATGAACTATTTTCTAATATATACAATATTCATATTTAACACAGATATATACATCTACTGATACAAATCGATGAAAACACAATTTCTTGATATTACAGGTATCTTGTCCTAAGAAATCTACTGATACAAAACGAGACAAGAATAATGTCATAAGTAGAAGATTATAAGACAAGAATACTGTTTATCACAAAGCATGATGATCATCACAACTCATAAGAATTCAAATTTTTCCATAAAACTAGCTGGCAGCCAATGACAAACTCTGCATGGATAAGAATACtatcatatactaaaattgggTTTTTCCCCAACAATGAAAGTGAGGTGTCACTTTTTCGTGAACCaatttttcctccaaaataaatgcatttaatgaataatacataattatactaatttaggaaaatatctttattttaattatataaaa includes:
- the LOC130960652 gene encoding pectinesterase inhibitor 10-like isoform X2, which translates into the protein MPNTLQLMRIALTDQPMFRTTKRRNPLSDRTNTLNSSSSPLSINPIKPKPKSKPPSTYSKPRLNKPSSCASSTNASTNLQSTSSNPAVAPPPPSSPKTSSPPGNFVDLEDFEPISVTYGRRSAPNKRKDKGKALAFPDISTPILKLSDTSPKTDGGKSANLPKAKALTSPLRKKQRTTSSEHTTSSEDTFKDSELQDYIEKQKAYLKMIDEFETMEEEVETDDEPHEVAKMRSKCN
- the LOC130960652 gene encoding uncharacterized protein LOC130960652 isoform X1, translated to MPNTLQLMRIALTDQPMFRTTKRRNPLSDRTNTLNSSSSPLSINPIKPKPKSKPPSTYSKPRLNKPSSCASSTNASTNLQSTSSNPAVAPPPPSSPKTSSPPGNFVDLEDFEPISVTYGRRSAPNKRKDKGKALAFPDISTPILKLSDTSSPKTDGGKSANLPKAKALTSPLRKKQRTTSSEHTTSSEDTFKDSELQDYIEKQKAYLKMIDEFETMEEEVETDDEPHEVAKMRSKCN
- the LOC130960652 gene encoding uncharacterized protein LOC130960652 isoform X4, with amino-acid sequence MPNTLQLMRIALTDQPMFRTTKRRNPLSDRTNTLNSSSSPLSINPIKPKPKSKPPSTYSKPRLNKPSSCASSTNASTNLQSTSSNPAVAPPPPSSPKTSSPPVTYGRRSAPNKRKDKGKALAFPDISTPILKLSDTSPKTDGGKSANLPKAKALTSPLRKKQRTTSSEHTTSSEDTFKDSELQDYIEKQKAYLKMIDEFETMEEEVETDDEPHEVAKMRSKCN
- the LOC130960652 gene encoding pectinesterase inhibitor 10-like isoform X3, yielding MPNTLQLMRIALTDQPMFRTTKRRNPLSDRTNTLNSSSSPLSINPIKPKPKSKPPSTYSKPRLNKPSSCASSTNASTNLQSTSSNPAVAPPPPSSPKTSSPPVTYGRRSAPNKRKDKGKALAFPDISTPILKLSDTSSPKTDGGKSANLPKAKALTSPLRKKQRTTSSEHTTSSEDTFKDSELQDYIEKQKAYLKMIDEFETMEEEVETDDEPHEVAKMRSKCN